In a genomic window of Sphingomonas koreensis:
- a CDS encoding TonB-dependent receptor, translating to MRLHTHLLAGGALCAMIATIPAAAQDGGAPADTAEAEVIVTGIRGSLQSAQGLKRNADQVVDSIVAEDIGKLPDVNVTEALQRVSGIQVGRDRGEGSGITIRGLSQVASTFNGRSGGSGRGVDLENIPAELIARVDVYKTPSADLVEGGIGGLINVVTRKPLDKKGFTLSGSLRGRYSDLADKVDPMASALVSNSWNVGDGEFGILVAGSFQQRAFESHVVNVGAPVGQPGIGTGVASLSEQYQPVINADRRRIGIDAVIQYKPNPDLEFYVQGTYQDANQLQQQYGAYIRSLRNRSFVPGSVEYFSGTRDVSKIAFTNVPVRTFGADRDAYEESWQIAGGIKYDAGPAHLSIDAAYTRGNGQLYYTELNLDTTAPRVDFDVTTLPGSARVSGVDLTSLNSFVIAGLARNINLSKTESKQLRTDAWFEIDSNFLKSMHFGIRWTDADVTQDQLRFSQTPSSGGVPLQASAYSDLFVLNPLDQMFGGTDLIEQNFYAANHNLLDGDGFDTVRQRLGITATASFNPLFGYKIGESTLAGYVMGKFEVDGPVRIDGNVGTRIVRTNLNVNGTRATFTQRPGTGTGSTNPAVFDQTGYAPVQIDSQYVSVLPSANVRIRFTDTLQLRLAAAKTLTRPGFSSLSPTLSLVPGQRTGSAGNPDLRPLRANQLDASLEYYPSSTTSLYVAGFYREIEDFLVTRTSPQTIDGIDYSISRPTNELGGKVKGFEVGGQTFFDFLPGLLGGFGVQANYTFVDSKTDTSVAGLQTPIANLSKHSFNTSLIYEKGGLSARLAYNWRDKFYSSLLSNDIVTNVPVYTRARDWLDASIGYDITDKITVTVEGGNLLRSKTRTYFGVPTRPGNYEQDARTVMAGVRFTL from the coding sequence ATGCGTCTTCACACCCATCTTCTCGCGGGCGGTGCGCTCTGCGCGATGATCGCCACGATCCCCGCTGCGGCGCAGGACGGCGGCGCCCCGGCGGACACTGCCGAGGCCGAAGTCATCGTTACCGGCATCCGCGGTTCGCTCCAGTCGGCGCAGGGGCTGAAGCGCAACGCCGATCAGGTCGTCGATTCGATCGTCGCCGAGGATATCGGCAAGCTGCCCGACGTGAACGTGACCGAGGCGCTTCAGCGCGTGTCGGGCATCCAGGTCGGCCGCGATCGCGGCGAGGGGTCGGGCATCACGATCCGCGGCCTGTCGCAGGTCGCCTCGACCTTCAACGGCCGTTCGGGCGGAAGCGGGCGCGGCGTCGATCTGGAGAACATCCCGGCCGAGCTGATCGCGCGCGTCGATGTCTACAAGACGCCCTCGGCCGATCTGGTCGAGGGCGGCATCGGCGGCCTGATCAACGTCGTCACCCGCAAGCCGCTCGACAAGAAGGGCTTCACGCTCAGCGGTTCGTTGCGTGGCCGCTATTCGGACCTGGCTGACAAGGTCGATCCGATGGCATCGGCGCTGGTCAGCAACAGCTGGAATGTCGGCGACGGCGAGTTCGGCATCCTCGTCGCCGGATCGTTCCAGCAGCGCGCCTTTGAAAGCCATGTCGTCAATGTCGGCGCGCCGGTGGGGCAGCCGGGCATCGGTACCGGCGTCGCTTCGCTCTCCGAACAGTACCAGCCGGTGATCAACGCCGACCGCCGCCGCATCGGCATCGACGCGGTGATCCAGTACAAGCCCAACCCCGATCTCGAATTCTACGTGCAGGGCACCTATCAGGACGCCAACCAGCTGCAGCAGCAATATGGCGCCTATATCCGCTCGCTGCGCAACCGCAGCTTCGTGCCGGGGTCGGTCGAGTATTTCAGCGGCACCCGGGACGTCAGCAAGATCGCCTTCACCAACGTTCCCGTCCGCACCTTCGGCGCCGACCGCGACGCCTATGAGGAAAGCTGGCAGATCGCCGGCGGCATCAAGTACGACGCGGGGCCCGCACACCTGTCGATCGACGCGGCCTACACCCGCGGCAACGGCCAGCTTTATTATACCGAGCTGAACCTCGACACGACCGCGCCGCGGGTCGATTTCGACGTCACCACCTTGCCCGGATCGGCGCGCGTCAGCGGGGTCGATCTCACGAGCCTCAACAGCTTCGTGATTGCCGGGCTTGCCCGCAACATCAACCTGTCGAAGACCGAATCGAAGCAGCTGCGCACCGACGCCTGGTTCGAAATCGACAGCAATTTCCTGAAGTCGATGCACTTCGGCATTCGCTGGACCGATGCGGACGTGACGCAGGATCAGCTGCGCTTCTCGCAGACGCCGAGTTCGGGCGGCGTGCCGCTCCAGGCCTCGGCCTATAGCGATCTGTTCGTGCTCAATCCGCTCGACCAGATGTTCGGCGGCACCGATCTGATCGAGCAGAATTTCTACGCCGCGAACCACAACCTGCTCGACGGTGATGGCTTCGACACCGTGCGCCAGCGGCTCGGCATCACCGCGACCGCATCGTTCAACCCGCTGTTCGGGTACAAGATCGGCGAGAGCACGCTGGCCGGCTATGTGATGGGCAAGTTCGAGGTCGATGGGCCAGTGCGGATCGACGGCAATGTCGGCACGCGCATCGTCCGCACCAACCTCAACGTCAACGGCACGCGCGCCACCTTCACCCAGCGGCCGGGCACCGGCACCGGGTCGACGAACCCGGCGGTGTTCGATCAGACCGGCTACGCCCCGGTGCAGATCGATTCGCAATATGTGAGCGTGCTGCCGAGCGCGAACGTCCGCATCCGCTTCACCGATACGCTGCAACTGCGCCTCGCCGCGGCGAAGACGCTGACCCGGCCGGGCTTCAGCAGCCTGTCGCCGACGCTCTCGCTGGTGCCGGGGCAGCGCACCGGGTCGGCGGGCAACCCCGACCTGCGTCCGCTGCGCGCCAATCAGCTTGACGCCAGCCTGGAATATTATCCGTCGAGCACGACTTCGCTCTATGTCGCCGGCTTCTATCGCGAGATCGAGGATTTCCTCGTCACCCGCACCAGCCCGCAGACGATCGACGGGATCGACTACAGCATCAGCCGGCCGACCAACGAGCTGGGCGGCAAGGTCAAGGGGTTCGAGGTTGGCGGCCAGACCTTCTTCGACTTCCTGCCGGGGCTGCTCGGCGGCTTTGGCGTGCAGGCGAATTACACCTTCGTCGACAGCAAGACCGACACATCGGTCGCCGGTCTTCAGACGCCGATCGCGAACCTGTCGAAGCACAGCTTCAACACCAGCCTGATCTACGAAAAGGGCGGGCTGTCGGCGCGGCTCGCCTATAACTGGCGCGACAAATTCTATTCGAGCCTGCTGAGCAACGACATCGTCACCAACGTGCCCGTCTATACCCGCGCGCGCGACTGGCTGGATGCGTCGATCGGTTACGACATCACCGACAAGATCACCGTGACGGTCGAGGGCGGCAATCTGCTGCGCTCGAAGACCCGCACCTATTTCGGCGTGCCGACCCGTCCGGGCAATTACGAGCAGGACGCGCGGACCGTGATGGCCGGGGTGCGCTTCACCCTCTGA
- a CDS encoding glycosyl hydrolase encodes MTRIARWAMGTAWVALAATSMTPSLAQDRGPHAPPDPEAFRNPPPEVRPHTLYFWMNGNVTKEGIDADLQTMRDIGLGGVLMFDGSNDVPKGPVDYLSPQWLELMTHMMGKADQLGLKVGLHNAPGWSSSGGPWIRPEQAMQQIVWTEARVTGDGIAPVSVQLPQPYTKQGYYRDAAVIAFPASPGDETAYRDAVETMEAGASVVPATLTDRDLHSAVEVSPTAPLVVTMKAPFAAQSITLYAVKEAPNFSATIEASADGITWSRIGRVNVGAERGIESPGTLNFPSVEASMFRITPSTPVQLAEALLYATPRIDNWDTKAEHDFVMAAPVEKPPLDLKARYAIDPAQVIDISAHVDAAGTLNWTPPAGEWTVLRFGHTPTGKLNVAASDSGRGLEVDKLSTAAVDHQFDSTLAKVVKAAGPLAGKAFDMVEIDSFEAGMQNWTPALPADFEKRNGYAITQYLPALTGRIVGDLDVSNRFLFDFRRTLADLMADNYYGRMQHRVNDAGLKFHVEGYGPGAFDALQVSGRAQVPMTEFWSRTPWTDNRTVKMVASAGHVYGKNVIAAEAFTGEAETSRWQDYPYAMKTLGDQMFAQGFNQIFFHRWAHQANPKAMPGMAMGPWGINLEASNTWVPQAKPWMTYLSRSQYMLRQGIHVADVLYFVGEDSPNQSEYVRPQVSPDTHPKIGVHFDPQVPAGYQYDLVNAEVLLTRAKVKDGRIVLANGATYRLLVIPQDIASMTPQLAAKVRELVEAGMAVLGPKPTHPMTLAGKADNDSAFRAAVDAVWGDGKAARKVGAGRVFPGGSVGDALTALKVAPDAECRTATPDGQVAWLHRKAGPTHIYFVANRQRRAERVTCTFRVGSAAPSLWDAETGNVTRATLFKTERDATEVTFDLSPAGSTFVTLDFAAGARRIDWVAKNGVRFVDTTAAPAPAAKTPSNSFTISLWAKPDIDLRLMPDESVEGRINETGKHYLIPARSGRDIHGAKTAIAGLALGRNGAFVIERAAPDSVPAVLVSHMPVAGWTHVALVYDKGTPKLFLNGKHVRTGKKSGRTVFAGGGDAPAPVGVTYFFEGNFTPARTEARVLTPDEIAAEAAAGPPAPVLATAPAEVSRDRYGDLQALVWESGAYTTSDGGKFKAEVPEPIAVAGPWDVAFQPGRGAPAQISLPGLYSLSRHADADVRHFSGTATYTRSIEIPEDAIRKGRRIFLDLGRVEVLAGVKVNGKDLGVTWKEPYHVEITDAVKPGANAIELAVTNLWANRMIADAALPEEGAFVEGEWPIGQRIAVDGKKTDVMARKITALPDWYKAGKSKPAGGRVTFTPWTFYQPHEALLDSGLLGPVRVVFADTVKVE; translated from the coding sequence ATGACACGGATCGCGCGTTGGGCGATGGGTACGGCATGGGTTGCGCTGGCGGCTACGAGCATGACCCCGAGCCTCGCCCAGGACCGCGGTCCGCACGCTCCGCCCGATCCCGAAGCCTTCCGCAACCCGCCGCCCGAGGTGCGCCCGCACACGCTCTATTTCTGGATGAACGGCAACGTCACCAAGGAGGGGATCGACGCCGATCTTCAGACGATGCGCGACATCGGGCTTGGCGGCGTGCTGATGTTCGACGGCAGCAACGACGTGCCCAAGGGGCCGGTCGACTATCTCAGCCCGCAATGGCTGGAGCTGATGACCCATATGATGGGCAAGGCCGATCAGCTTGGCCTCAAGGTCGGGCTGCACAATGCGCCGGGCTGGTCGTCGTCCGGCGGGCCGTGGATCCGGCCCGAACAGGCGATGCAGCAGATCGTATGGACCGAAGCCCGTGTGACCGGCGACGGCATCGCGCCGGTCAGCGTGCAACTCCCCCAGCCCTATACCAAGCAGGGCTATTACCGCGATGCCGCGGTGATCGCTTTCCCGGCATCGCCCGGCGACGAGACTGCCTATCGCGACGCGGTCGAGACGATGGAGGCCGGCGCCTCCGTCGTGCCCGCGACGCTCACCGACCGCGACCTGCACAGCGCGGTCGAGGTATCGCCCACCGCGCCGTTGGTGGTGACGATGAAGGCACCTTTCGCCGCGCAGTCGATCACGCTCTATGCCGTCAAGGAAGCACCGAACTTTTCCGCGACGATCGAGGCATCGGCGGACGGCATCACCTGGTCGCGGATCGGCCGGGTCAATGTCGGCGCCGAGCGCGGGATCGAATCCCCCGGCACGCTCAACTTCCCGAGCGTCGAGGCGTCGATGTTCCGCATCACCCCCTCCACCCCGGTCCAGCTCGCCGAGGCGCTGCTCTACGCGACGCCGCGGATCGACAATTGGGACACCAAGGCCGAGCATGACTTCGTCATGGCGGCACCGGTCGAGAAGCCGCCGCTCGACCTGAAGGCACGCTATGCGATCGATCCGGCGCAAGTGATCGACATCAGCGCCCATGTCGATGCGGCGGGCACCCTCAACTGGACCCCGCCCGCGGGCGAATGGACCGTGCTGCGCTTCGGCCATACCCCGACCGGCAAGCTCAACGTCGCGGCTTCGGATTCGGGGCGCGGGCTGGAGGTCGACAAGCTCAGCACCGCCGCGGTCGATCACCAGTTCGACAGCACCCTAGCCAAGGTGGTGAAGGCCGCCGGGCCGCTGGCGGGCAAGGCGTTCGACATGGTCGAGATCGACAGTTTCGAGGCGGGCATGCAGAACTGGACGCCCGCCCTCCCCGCCGATTTCGAGAAGCGCAACGGTTACGCGATCACGCAATATCTGCCCGCGCTGACCGGCCGGATCGTCGGCGACCTCGACGTCTCCAACCGCTTCCTGTTCGACTTCCGCCGTACCCTCGCCGACCTGATGGCCGACAATTATTATGGCCGGATGCAGCATCGCGTGAACGACGCGGGTCTCAAATTCCATGTCGAAGGCTATGGCCCCGGCGCGTTCGACGCGCTTCAGGTGTCGGGCCGGGCGCAGGTACCGATGACCGAATTCTGGTCGCGCACGCCCTGGACCGACAACCGCACGGTCAAGATGGTCGCCTCTGCCGGGCACGTCTACGGCAAGAACGTGATCGCCGCCGAGGCCTTCACCGGCGAGGCGGAGACCAGCCGCTGGCAGGATTATCCCTATGCGATGAAGACGCTGGGCGACCAGATGTTCGCGCAGGGGTTCAACCAGATCTTCTTCCACCGCTGGGCGCACCAGGCCAACCCCAAGGCGATGCCCGGCATGGCGATGGGGCCGTGGGGAATCAACCTGGAGGCGTCCAACACCTGGGTGCCGCAGGCCAAGCCGTGGATGACATATCTGTCGCGCAGCCAGTACATGCTGCGGCAGGGCATTCATGTCGCCGACGTGCTGTACTTCGTTGGCGAGGACAGCCCCAATCAGTCCGAATATGTCCGCCCGCAAGTGTCGCCCGACACCCATCCGAAGATCGGCGTGCATTTCGATCCGCAGGTGCCCGCCGGCTATCAATATGACCTGGTCAATGCCGAAGTGCTGCTGACCCGCGCCAAGGTAAAGGACGGGCGGATCGTGCTGGCCAATGGCGCGACCTATCGCCTGCTCGTCATCCCGCAGGACATCGCCAGCATGACGCCTCAGCTCGCCGCCAAGGTGCGCGAGCTGGTCGAGGCCGGGATGGCGGTGCTGGGCCCCAAGCCGACGCATCCGATGACGCTGGCGGGCAAGGCGGACAATGACTCCGCCTTCCGCGCCGCGGTCGATGCGGTTTGGGGCGACGGCAAGGCGGCGCGCAAGGTCGGCGCGGGCCGGGTGTTCCCCGGCGGATCGGTCGGCGACGCGCTGACCGCGCTGAAGGTCGCGCCCGACGCCGAGTGCCGCACCGCGACCCCCGACGGCCAGGTCGCCTGGCTCCACCGCAAGGCCGGGCCGACCCACATCTATTTCGTCGCCAACCGCCAGCGCCGGGCCGAGCGCGTCACCTGCACCTTCCGCGTCGGCAGCGCCGCGCCGTCGCTGTGGGACGCGGAGACCGGCAACGTCACCCGCGCCACGCTGTTCAAGACCGAGCGCGACGCGACCGAGGTGACCTTCGACCTCTCCCCGGCCGGCTCCACCTTCGTCACGCTCGATTTCGCAGCGGGCGCGCGACGGATCGACTGGGTAGCGAAGAACGGGGTCCGCTTCGTCGATACGACCGCCGCACCCGCCCCTGCCGCGAAGACGCCGTCGAACAGCTTCACCATCTCGCTCTGGGCCAAGCCCGATATCGACTTGCGCCTGATGCCCGACGAAAGCGTCGAGGGGCGGATCAACGAGACCGGCAAACACTATCTGATCCCGGCCCGATCGGGCCGCGACATTCATGGGGCCAAGACCGCCATCGCGGGCCTGGCGCTGGGCCGCAACGGCGCTTTCGTGATCGAGCGCGCGGCGCCCGACAGCGTGCCCGCAGTGCTGGTCAGCCATATGCCGGTGGCGGGCTGGACCCATGTCGCGCTGGTCTATGACAAGGGTACGCCCAAGCTGTTCCTCAACGGCAAGCATGTCCGCACCGGCAAGAAGAGCGGCCGCACGGTCTTTGCCGGGGGCGGCGATGCGCCGGCTCCCGTGGGCGTCACCTATTTCTTCGAGGGCAATTTCACCCCCGCGCGTACCGAGGCGCGCGTCCTGACGCCCGATGAGATCGCAGCGGAGGCAGCCGCGGGACCGCCCGCGCCGGTGCTGGCGACCGCACCCGCCGAGGTGTCGCGCGACCGCTATGGCGATCTGCAGGCCTTGGTGTGGGAAAGCGGCGCCTACACCACCAGCGACGGCGGCAAGTTCAAGGCCGAAGTGCCCGAGCCGATCGCGGTCGCTGGCCCATGGGATGTCGCCTTTCAGCCCGGCCGGGGCGCGCCCGCGCAGATCAGCCTGCCCGGACTATACTCGCTGAGCCGCCATGCCGATGCGGACGTGCGCCACTTTTCGGGCACCGCGACCTATACCCGCAGCATCGAGATCCCCGAAGACGCGATCCGCAAGGGCCGGCGCATCTTCCTCGACCTTGGCCGGGTCGAGGTGCTCGCCGGGGTCAAGGTCAATGGCAAGGATCTGGGCGTCACCTGGAAGGAGCCGTACCATGTCGAGATCACCGATGCGGTGAAGCCGGGGGCGAACGCGATCGAGCTGGCGGTCACCAATTTGTGGGCCAACCGGATGATCGCCGATGCCGCGCTGCCCGAAGAGGGTGCGTTCGTCGAGGGCGAGTGGCCGATCGGCCAGCGCATCGCCGTCGACGGCAAGAAGACCGATGTTATGGCGCGCAAGATCACCGCGCTTCCCGACTGGTACAAGGCGGGCAAGAGCAAGCCTGCGGGCGGGCGCGTCACCTTCACCCCCTGGACCTTCTACCAGCCGCATGAGGCGCTGCTCGACTCCGGGCTGCTCGGCCCGGTGCGGGTGGTGTTCGCGGACACGGTGAAGGTCGAATAG
- a CDS encoding four-carbon acid sugar kinase family protein, which yields MSPLYAFIGDDFTGSTDVLEQLAEGGVPAVLFLRTPDAALRARFPDARAIGIASDARSRSPEWMDAELPAMFAALGDAALVHYKTCSTFDSAPQVGSIGRALDIGVRTFGRPAAAIVVAAPHLGRYVAFANLFAAAGAQVHRIDRHPTMSRHPVTPMHEADLIRHLAAQTDATIGHVPLDRIQSGEAEAAFDAVRGNDAVLFDGTTFADLAATGAVLRSRCIRFAAGSSGVTRALVLAWQAAGIVNGKPAVTRAAEVDRLLVVSGSCSPVTARQIARSAADGFTAARADVPALLEGSSAEEARLADAALTALAQGNRALIASAEGPLDSNAPAAGAKLGQALGRVTREVVRRAGLRRVLFAGGDTSSHGVAQLGIDALTWAAPVERGAPLVRAHSADPAIDGLELVLKGGQMGGEDFFETVRKGG from the coding sequence GTGAGCCCGCTCTACGCCTTCATCGGTGACGATTTCACCGGATCGACCGACGTGCTCGAGCAGCTGGCCGAGGGCGGCGTGCCCGCAGTGCTGTTCCTGCGCACGCCCGATGCGGCGCTGCGCGCGCGCTTTCCCGACGCCCGCGCGATCGGCATCGCCAGCGATGCGCGCAGCCGTTCGCCCGAATGGATGGACGCGGAGTTGCCCGCGATGTTCGCCGCACTCGGCGACGCGGCGCTGGTCCACTACAAGACCTGCTCGACTTTCGACAGCGCGCCGCAGGTCGGCTCGATCGGCCGCGCGCTCGACATCGGCGTGCGGACGTTCGGCAGGCCGGCGGCGGCGATCGTGGTCGCAGCGCCGCATCTTGGCCGTTACGTCGCCTTTGCCAATCTGTTCGCGGCGGCGGGCGCACAGGTGCACCGTATCGACCGCCACCCGACCATGTCGCGCCACCCGGTGACGCCGATGCACGAGGCCGACCTGATCCGGCACCTGGCCGCGCAGACCGATGCGACGATCGGCCATGTCCCCCTCGACCGGATTCAATCGGGCGAGGCCGAGGCCGCGTTCGACGCGGTTCGCGGGAATGACGCCGTGCTGTTCGACGGCACGACCTTTGCCGATCTTGCCGCGACGGGCGCGGTCCTTCGCTCGCGCTGCATCCGCTTCGCCGCGGGCAGTTCGGGGGTGACGCGCGCGCTGGTGCTGGCGTGGCAGGCCGCGGGGATTGTCAACGGCAAGCCCGCCGTGACCCGCGCCGCCGAGGTCGATCGGCTGCTGGTGGTGAGCGGAAGCTGTTCCCCCGTGACTGCGCGCCAGATCGCACGCAGCGCCGCGGACGGCTTTACCGCCGCGCGCGCCGATGTGCCCGCATTGCTCGAAGGATCGTCCGCCGAGGAAGCCCGCCTCGCCGATGCCGCGCTCACTGCGCTGGCGCAGGGCAACCGCGCGCTGATCGCCTCAGCGGAAGGACCGCTCGACAGCAACGCGCCTGCTGCTGGCGCGAAACTCGGCCAGGCGCTGGGCCGCGTCACGCGTGAGGTGGTGCGCCGCGCCGGCCTCAGGCGCGTGCTGTTCGCGGGCGGCGATACGTCGAGCCATGGCGTCGCGCAGCTCGGTATCGACGCACTCACCTGGGCAGCGCCGGTCGAGCGCGGTGCACCGCTGGTACGTGCCCATTCAGCCGATCCGGCGATCGACGGGCTCGAGCTGGTGCTCAAGGGCGGGCAGATGGGCGGCGAGGATTTCTTCGAAACCGTTCGCAAGGGCGGCTAA
- a CDS encoding ribulose-bisphosphate carboxylase large subunit family protein — protein MDRVTATYEIETAFPLQQAAETMAGEQSTGTFVRVPGETDALREAHAARVEELVELGEVAEPSLPGSGLPSNWDGKRRRARAVLSWPTANMGLSLPNLLATINGNLSELKAFSGLRLIDVTLPPAFLDRYQGPQFGVAGTRELAGVHDRPIIGTIIKPSVGMSPEATAAQVRTLVEAGIDFIKDDELQADGPHCPFDERISAVMRVINDHADKTGKKVMFAANLTGEIDEMLARHDHVVAEGGTCIMASMNSIGLPAMKMLRAHSQLPIHGHRNGWGMLGRSPAIGMSYIAFQKLWRLAGIDHTHVNGIDNKFCESNESVIASARECLTPMFPAPHKGCEIMPVFSSGQSAKQAAPTYAALGSVDCMFAAGGGIMAHPGGPAAGVRALQQAWEAAVAGVPVEQAANDAPELKAALGAFGG, from the coding sequence ATGGACCGCGTCACCGCCACCTACGAGATCGAGACTGCCTTTCCGCTCCAGCAAGCCGCGGAGACGATGGCGGGCGAGCAATCGACCGGCACCTTTGTCCGCGTGCCGGGCGAGACCGACGCGCTGCGCGAGGCGCATGCCGCGCGGGTCGAGGAGCTGGTCGAGCTGGGCGAGGTAGCCGAGCCTTCTCTCCCCGGATCGGGCCTGCCCAGCAACTGGGACGGCAAGCGCCGCCGCGCCCGGGCCGTGCTTTCGTGGCCGACCGCGAACATGGGGCTGTCGCTGCCCAATCTGCTGGCGACGATCAACGGCAATCTGTCCGAGCTGAAGGCCTTTTCGGGGCTGCGGCTGATCGACGTGACGCTGCCGCCCGCCTTCCTCGACCGCTATCAGGGACCGCAATTCGGCGTGGCCGGTACGCGCGAACTGGCGGGCGTCCACGACCGCCCGATCATCGGCACGATCATCAAGCCGAGCGTCGGCATGTCGCCCGAAGCGACCGCCGCGCAGGTCAGGACGCTGGTCGAGGCTGGAATCGACTTCATCAAGGACGATGAGCTGCAGGCCGACGGCCCGCACTGCCCGTTCGATGAACGGATCAGCGCGGTGATGCGCGTCATCAACGACCATGCCGACAAGACCGGCAAGAAGGTGATGTTCGCCGCCAATCTGACCGGCGAGATCGACGAGATGCTCGCCCGCCACGATCATGTCGTGGCGGAGGGCGGTACCTGCATCATGGCGAGCATGAACTCGATCGGCCTGCCCGCGATGAAGATGCTGCGCGCGCATAGCCAGTTGCCGATCCATGGTCATCGCAATGGCTGGGGCATGCTCGGCCGCTCGCCCGCGATCGGCATGAGCTACATCGCCTTCCAGAAATTGTGGCGCCTCGCCGGGATCGACCACACCCATGTCAACGGCATCGACAACAAGTTCTGCGAGAGCAACGAGAGCGTGATCGCATCGGCGCGCGAGTGCCTGACGCCGATGTTCCCGGCCCCGCACAAGGGCTGCGAGATCATGCCGGTCTTCTCCTCGGGCCAGTCGGCGAAACAGGCCGCGCCGACCTATGCGGCGCTGGGCAGCGTCGACTGCATGTTCGCGGCGGGCGGCGGGATCATGGCGCATCCCGGTGGCCCGGCCGCAGGCGTGCGCGCGCTGCAGCAGGCATGGGAAGCCGCGGTCGCGGGCGTGCCGGTCGAGCAGGCCGCGAACGACGCGCCGGAACTGAAGGCAGCGCTCGGCGCATTCGGGGGGTGA
- a CDS encoding SDR family NAD(P)-dependent oxidoreductase: MRRFEGKCAVISGGNKGIGLAIAERFASEGANIVIGAIEADLSPAEQALAGYGTGVVAQRCDVTKADDVRALFEAAEAFGGVDIAVQNAGVITIAKVEDLTEGEWDLNLAVNTKGAFLCCQEAIRRLRARGKPGRLINTASGQARDGFIFTPHYAASKFGVVGMTQSLAKEVATQGITVNAICPGIIHTDMWDYNDREWGRLMGDYAPGALMEEWVQGIPMKRAGTGADVAALVAFLASADASYITGQTINVDGGLIMS, encoded by the coding sequence ATGCGCCGCTTCGAGGGCAAATGCGCCGTCATCTCGGGCGGCAACAAGGGGATCGGCCTCGCCATCGCCGAACGGTTCGCATCGGAAGGCGCGAACATCGTCATCGGTGCGATCGAGGCCGACCTGTCGCCGGCGGAGCAGGCGCTGGCGGGCTATGGCACCGGCGTGGTCGCGCAGCGCTGCGACGTGACCAAAGCCGATGACGTGCGGGCATTGTTCGAGGCCGCCGAAGCGTTCGGAGGCGTCGACATCGCGGTGCAGAATGCCGGGGTCATCACCATCGCGAAGGTCGAGGATCTGACCGAGGGCGAATGGGATCTGAACCTTGCGGTCAACACCAAGGGCGCGTTCCTGTGCTGTCAGGAAGCGATCCGGCGGCTGCGCGCGCGCGGCAAGCCGGGGCGCCTCATCAACACCGCGTCGGGACAGGCCCGCGACGGCTTCATCTTCACCCCGCACTACGCCGCGTCGAAGTTCGGCGTGGTCGGCATGACCCAGAGCCTCGCCAAGGAAGTCGCGACGCAAGGCATCACCGTCAATGCGATCTGCCCCGGCATCATCCACACCGACATGTGGGACTATAACGATCGCGAATGGGGCAGACTGATGGGCGACTATGCCCCCGGCGCGCTGATGGAGGAATGGGTGCAGGGCATCCCGATGAAGCGCGCGGGCACCGGCGCCGACGTCGCCGCGCTCGTCGCCTTCCTCGCCAGCGCGGACGCCAGCTACATCACCGGCCAGACCATCAATGTCGATGGCGGCCTAATCATGTCCTAG